One Lampris incognitus isolate fLamInc1 chromosome 14, fLamInc1.hap2, whole genome shotgun sequence DNA window includes the following coding sequences:
- the fam131aa gene encoding protein FAM131A, with the protein MSKMRLTSRSRERRERQQDEVKFEECEMIPKSGKSPADSRKVVSIHEFAALARSSLNGISQVVRDHVTKPTSLAQGRVAHLIEWKGWPKTSNPPPAPQSHFNSYCHLTEGEKEARFAAGVAEQFAIAEAKLRAWASVDDDEEEEEDSNEEDCQSNEQTPTFSSQNTDIAKSNPVSGATCQAEIDSSEAPPSVSPVSSSSSCGRSASHSDPHSPQTNSPTLHDDHMSPFLEEEEEEEAEEELVAHKEHLVPLQEHGGEVCIHHKSEWRPRARSSRFDSCYSTSHSESPGEEDEEDEEGDGSVFHEARVWHCSPRGFFSDRASSGVASFDEEEERDEMEGKKEDEEHFM; encoded by the exons ATGTCCAAGATGCGGCTGACATCCAGGAGTAGGGAGAGAAGAGAGCGGCAGCAGGATGAG GTGAAATTTGAGGAGTGCGAAATGATTCCAAAATCAGGAAAATCTCCGGCAGACTCGAGGAAAGTTGTCAGCATCCACGAGTTTGCAGCACTTGCCAGATCCTCTTTAAACG GTATCTCCCAGGTGGTGAGGGACCATGTAACGAAGCCAACATCCCTCGCTCAGGGCCGGGTAGCACACCTCATAGAGTGGAAGGGTTGGCCAAAAACGTCCAACCCACCCCCGGCCCCCCAGTCCCACTTCAACTCCTACTGCCATCTGACTGAGGGGGAGAAGGAGGCCCGCTTCGCTGCAG GAGTGGCTGAACAGTTTGCAATTGCTGAGGCCAAGCTGCGTGCCTGGGCATCTGTggatgatgatgaggaagaggaggaagactcCAATGAGGAGGATTGCCAGTCCAATGAACAGACACCCACTTTCTCCAGCCAGAACACAG ACATCGCCAAATCCAATCCCGTTTCTGGAGCGACATGCCAGGCTGAGATTGACAGTAGCGAGGCTCCACCCTCTGTGAGTCCCGTGAGCTCCAGCAGCAGCTGTGGCAGATCTGCATCTCACAGTGACCCACATTCACCTCAGACTAATTCACCTACTTTGCACGATGATCATATGAGCCCATtcctggaggaggaggaagaggaggaggcagaggaggagctgGTCGCTCACAAAGAGCATCTGGTTCCCCTGCAAGAGCATGGTGGCGAGGTCTGCATCCACCACAAATCTGAATGGAGACCCCGAGCCAGGAGCAGCAGGTTCGACTCCTGCTACTCCACCTCTCACTCCGAGTCACCCGGAGAGGAGGACgaagaggatgaggagggggATGGGAGCGTTTTCCACGAGGCTCGGGTGTGGCACTGCAGCCCGAGAGGCTTCTTCTCTGACAGGGCTTCCTCTGGAGTGGCGTCattcgatgaggaggaagagagggacgaAATGGAAGGGAAGAAGGAAGACGAAGAGCATTTCATGTAA